From a region of the Helianthus annuus cultivar XRQ/B chromosome 5, HanXRQr2.0-SUNRISE, whole genome shotgun sequence genome:
- the LOC110943654 gene encoding uncharacterized protein LOC110943654, whose protein sequence is MNFRSRWRAWIMATLQSARASVLVNGSPTREFDCSRGLRQGDPLSPFLFVIAMEALTGIMKKATAMGLFNGIKISNEAPIKVLESLDRIRRVFFWGGSEEKARMNWVAWDKTIAPVEYGGLGFGSLRDANLAMLEKWWWRFKTEKNGLWRRVIWAIHHNSRGWKDIPIKVSVAGPWKSIASIRNLLLTADIDLNVASRAVLANCKNISFWLDCWADSEPFYLMFPDLFKAALYKDCLVHDCMKLNGSRLDFNWAWKSTSLGNSESNQLQQ, encoded by the exons ATGAATTTCCGAAGTAGATGGAGAGCGTGGATAATGGCAACGCTACAATCTGCTAGAGCTTCTGTCTTGGTGAATGGGTCTCCGACCAGGGAATTCGATTGCTCTCGTGGGTTGCGTCAAGGGGATCCGTTGTCTCCTTTCTTGTTCGTAATAGCAATGGAAGCTCTAACCGGAATCATGAAAAAGGCCACTGCCATGGGTCTTTTTAATGGAATCAAAATCTCTAATGAAG CCCCGATTAAAGTATTGGAGTCCCTTGATAGAATAAGACGGGTTTTCTTTTGGGGAGGGTCAGAGGAAAAAGCTAGAATGAATTGGGTGGCATGGGATAAAACTATTGCTCCGGTGGAAtatgggggtttaggttttggatCACTAAGGGATGCGAATTTGGCGATGTTGGaaaaatggtggtggaggtttaaAACAGAAAAAAACGGTTTGTGGAGACGAGTTATTTGGGCGATTCATCATAACTCGAGAGGATGGAAAGACATTCCAATTAAAGTTTCAGTGGCCGGGCCTTGGAAAAGTATCGCTAGTATTCGGAATTTATTATTAACAGCTGATATCGATCTAAATGTTGCTTCAAGGGCAGTCCTGGCTAATTGTAAAAATATATCATTCTGGTTAGATTGCTGGGCAGATTCAGAGCCCTTTTACCTAATGTTCCCAGACCTGTTTAAAGCTGCATTATATAAGGATTGCTTGGTGCATGACTGTATGAAACTTAATGGGTCACGGCTGGATTTTAATTGGGCTTGGAAGTCCACGTCTTTGGGTAACAGTGAAAGCAATCAACTTCAACAATGA